One window of the Xiphias gladius isolate SHS-SW01 ecotype Sanya breed wild chromosome 11, ASM1685928v1, whole genome shotgun sequence genome contains the following:
- the LOC120796559 gene encoding VIP peptides yields the protein MCKAMLQRTGPQLLLLIALCSVLCSRTLGLPYTSMRTTRHADGLFTSGYSKLLGQLSARRYLESLIGKRVSDELMEEPVKRHSDAIFTDNYSRFRKQMAVKKYLNSVLSGKRSLEDPGTTDLEESRDEPNTFQENYDDINVDQLLNNFQLPL from the exons GTGTAAAGCGATGTTACAACGGACCGGCCCCCAGCTGCTTCTCTTAATAGCCCTGTGCAGTGTGTTGTGCTCCCGGACTCTGGGTCTGCCGTACACATCCATGAG AACGACGAGACACGCGGACGGTCTGTTTACCAGCGGATACAGCAAGCTCCTGGGACAGCTGTCGGCGCGGAGGTACCTGGAGTCTCTGATCGGCAAGCGGGTCAG TGATGAGCTGATGGAGGAGCCAGTGAAGCGGCACTCAGACGCCATCTTTACAGACAATTACAGCCGATTCCGCAAACAGATGGCCGTCAAGAAATACCTGAACTCAGTCTTATCAGGAAAGAGAAG CCTAGAAGATCCTGGAACCACTGACCTGGAGGAGTCCAGGGATGAACCCAACACCTTCCAGGAGAACTACGACGACATCAACGTAGATCAACTCCTAAACAACTTTCAGCTG ccaCTTTGA